One Struthio camelus isolate bStrCam1 chromosome 28, bStrCam1.hap1, whole genome shotgun sequence genomic region harbors:
- the DTX3 gene encoding probable E3 ubiquitin-protein ligase DTX3 isoform X1 has translation MGSPVSFVLSRMAACGGATKNKLTVSKRVWDFLTKESPAKLARLKEETKVSILVDGETSDIYVLQLCTPVPGTANGLYLARKALKALLKETEKELKKAQRHGEVVGCVALLDKSGPGLGARGPAGGGGRAGGAPGCSRDEEPDRQCPICLGEIQNMKTLEKCRHSFCEDCITRALQVKTACPMCGRFYGQLVGNQPQNGRMLVTKDSSLLLPGYEKFGTIIIQYVFPPGVQGVEHPNPGVRYPGTTRVAYLPDCPEGNKVLGLFRKAFDQRLTFTVGTSMTTGRANVITWNDIHHKTNCTGGPQLFGYPDPTYLARVQEELRAKGITED, from the exons ATGGGCTCACCAg tgTCGTTTGTCCTGTCCAGGATGGCGGCGTGCGGGGGGGCCACTAAGAACAAGTTGACGGTGTCCAAGCGGGTGTGGGACTTCTTGACCAAGGAGAGCCCGGCCAAGCTGGCCCGGCTCAAGGAGGAGACCAAGGTGAGCATCCTGGTGGACGGCGAGACCTCCGACATCTACGTGCTTCAGCTCTGCACGCCCGTCCCGGGCACCGCCAACGGCCTCTACCTGGCCCGCAAGGCCCTCAAGGCCCTGCTCAAGGAGACGGAGAAGGAGCTGAAGAAGGCCCAGCGCCACGGGGAGGTGGTGGGCTGCGTGGCCCTGCTGGACAAGAGCGGGCCCGGGCTTGGGGCCCGGGgaccggcgggcggcggggggcgcgccggcggggcgccggggtgcTCGCGGGACGAGGAACCCGACCGGCAGTGTCCCATCTGCCTGGGCGAGATCCAGAACATGAAGACGCTGGAGAAGTGCCGACACTCGTTCTGCGAGGATTGCATCACGCGGGCGCTCCAGGTGAAGACCGCTTGCCCCATGTGCGGGCGCTTCTACGGGCAGCTGGTGGGCAACCAGCCCCAGAACGGGCGCATGCTGGTCACCAAGGactccagcctcctgctccccggCTACGAGAAGTTCGGCACCATCATCATCCAGTACGTCTTCCCACCCGGCGTCCAAGGG GTGGAGCACCCCAACCCGGGCGTGCGGTACCCGGGCACCACGCGGGTGGCCTACCTGCCCGACTGCCCCGAGGGCAACAAGGTGCTGGGGCTGTTCCGCAAAGCCTTCGACCAGCGCCTCACCTTCACCGTGGGCACCTCCATGACCACCGGCCGCGCCAACGTCATCACGTGGAACGACATCCACCACAAGACCAACTGCACCGGCGGACCCCAGCT GTTCGGGTACCCCGACCCCACGTACCTCGCCCGGGTGCAggaggagctgcgtgccaagggCATCACCGAGGActga
- the B4GALNT1 gene encoding beta-1,4 N-acetylgalactosaminyltransferase 1 isoform X2 — translation MRPVQKSLCALLVAGASLALLYLHVWAPKPYSSVDLRPRPPGHLPDGHLGHPARQYPHIAFRLKEQVMERLPRNACSCEAEPGMTLPFPKQLFGQVHSVDFADAFDPDELPHIHRQREQEYQRHQLRVQSPADRLLVVRANSPLEYPAQGVEVRPLQSILVPGLSLQAAGRKSYQVNLTATMGTLDVAAVVDGVVLQGEGESQLSLTAAHLDHLNRQLQFVTYTNTLFHPNTADIVQFSTDGHEASFTIRIRHPPTPRLYSPGPPGDGDAEYNVSALVTIATKTFLRYDKLRGLIASVRRFYPSVTIVVADDSQRPEPLQGPHLEHYLMPFGKVTTKYVLWVDDDFIFTPRTRLEKLVDVLERTSLDLVGGAVREITGYTTTYRQQLSVQAGGPGGDCLRTRPGFHHRLAGFPGCVVTDGVVNFFLARTDKVRQVGFDPRLRRVAHLEFFIDGLGVLHVGSCEDVVVDHASKLKLPWRKTESEKQYAKYRYPAARDDSLSLKHGLFYFKNRFKCMMGN, via the exons ATGCGGCCGGTGCAGAAGTCGCTGTGCGCGCTGCTGGTGgccggagcctccctggccctgcTCTACCTGCATGTGTGGGCCCCCAAGCCCTATAGCAGTGTGGacctgcggccccggccccccgggcacctgCCGGACGGGCATCTCGGCCACCCGGCCCGCCAGTATCCCCACATCGCCTTCCGCCTCAAGGAGCAGGTCATGGA GCGGCTGCCCAGGAACGCCTGCTCCTGCGAGGCCGAGCCGGGCATGACGCTGCCCTTCCCGAAGCAGCTCTTCGGGCAGGTTCACAGCGTCGACTTTGCCGATGCCTTCGACCCTGATGAGCTGCCCCACATCCACCGCCAGCGCGAGCAGGAGTACCAGCGGCACCAGCTTCG GGTGCAGTCCCCGGCCGACCGGCTCCTCGTGGTCCGTGCCAACTCTCCGCTCGAGTACCCGGCCCAGGGTGTGGAGGTGAGGCCGCTGCAGAGCATCCTGGTGCCAG GGCTCAGCTTGCAGGCGGCAGGCAGGAAATCCTACCAG GTGAACCTGACGGCCACGATGGGCACGCTGGACGTGGCGGCCGTGGTGGATGGTGTGGTGCTGCAGGGTGAGGGCGAGTCCCAGCTCTCGCTCACGGCTGCCCACCTTGACCATCTCAACCGCCAGCTGCAGTTCGTCACCTACACAAACACCCTCTTCCACCCCAACACGGCCGACATag TGCAGTTCTCCACCGACGGGCATGAGGCCTCCTTCACCATCCGCATCCGGCACCCGCCCACACCCCGGCTCtacagccctggccccccaggtGACGGGGACGCAG AGTACAACGTCAGTGCCCTGGTCACCATCGCCACCAAGACCTTCCTGCGCTATGACAAGCTGCGGGGCCTCATCGCCAGCGTGCGCCGCTTCTACCCCTCCGTCACCATCGTGGTGGCTGACGACAGCCAGCGCCCCGAGCCGCTGCAGGGCCCCCACCTCGAGCACTACCTCATGCCCTTCGGCAAG GTGACCACCAAGTACGTGCTGTGGGTGGATGACGACTTCATCTTCACCCCCCGCACCCGGCTGGAGAAGCTGGTGGACGTGCTGGAGCGGACCAGCCTTGATCTG GTGGGCGGCGCGGTGCGGGAGATCACGGGCTACACGACGACGTACCGGCAGCAGCTGAGCGTgcaggcgggcggccccggcggcgacTGCCTGCGCACGCGGCCCGGCTTCCACCACCGCCTCGCCGGCTTCCCGGGCTGCGTCGTCACCGATGGTGTCGTCAACTTCTTCCTGGCCCGCACCGACAAGGTGCGCCAGGTCGGCTTCGACCCCCGCCTCCGTCGCGTCGCCCACCTTG AGTTCTTCATCGACGGGCTGGGCGTGCTGCACGTGGGCTCGTGCGAGGACGTGGTGGTGGACCACGCGTCCAAGCTGAAGCTGCCCTGGCGCAAGACGGAGAGCGAGAAGCAGTACGCCAAGTACCGCTACCCGGCCGCCCGCGACGACAGCCTCAGCCTCAAGCACGGCCTCTTCTACTTCAAGAACCGCTTCAAGTGCATGATGGGAAACTAG
- the PIP4K2C gene encoding phosphatidylinositol 5-phosphate 4-kinase type-2 gamma isoform X1: MAAAGPAGPRTKTKKKQKRFVPQRVKVPRAADPLLAVLAWGVNHQIGELSQVPLPVMLLPDDFKASSKIKVNNHLFNRENLPSHFKFKEYCPQVFRNLRERFGIDDQDYQVSLTRSPPHSEGSDRRFLLSYDRTLVVKELSSEDVADVHSLLSHYHQYIVKCHGTTLLPRFLGMYRVSVDSEETYLLVMRNMFSHRLSVHRKYDLKGSLVSREASDKEKGKDLPTLKDMDFLNKNEKVYVGEEDKKDFMEKLKRDVEFLVQLKIMDYSLLLGIHDVARAEQEEEEEVEEEEGGGDEAGAAIVGSYGTSPEGIGSYLNSHRPLGPGEFDPYVDVYAIRSAEGGPRKEVYFMGLIDVLTQYDARKKAAHAAKTVKHGAGAEISTVHPEQYAKRFLDFITNIFA; the protein is encoded by the exons atggcggcggcggggccggcggggccgcgcacCAAGACCAAGAAGAAGCAGAAGCGGTTCGTGCCGCAGCGGGTGAAGGTGCCGCGGGCCGCCGACCCGCTGCTGGCCGTGCTGGCCTGGGGCGTGAACCACCAG ATCGGCGAGCTCAGCCAGGTCCCGCTGCCCGTCATGCTCCTGCCCGACGACTTTAAGGCCAGCTCCAAAATCAAAGTCAACAACCACCTCTTCAACCG GGAGAACCTGCCCAGTCATTTCAAGTTCAAGGAGTACTGTCCCCAGGTCTTCCGCAACCTCCGGGAGCGCTTCGGCATCGACGACCAGGACTACCAG GTCTCGCTGACGCGGAGCCCGCCCCACTCTGAGGGCAGCGACCGGCGGTTCCTGCTGTCCTACGACCGCACGTTGGTGGTGAAGGAGCTGTCGAGCGAGGACGTGGCCGACGTCCACAGCCTCCTGTCCCACTACCACCAG TACATCGTGAAGTGTCACGGGACCACGCTGCTGCCCCGGTTCCTGGGCATGTACCGGGTgagcgtggacagtgaggagacCTACCTGCTCGTCATGAGGAACATGTTCAGCCACCGGCTCTCCGTGCACAGGAAGTACGACCTCAAG gGCTCCCTTGTGTCCCGTGAAGCCAGCGACAAGGAGAAG GGCAAAGACTTGCCCACACTGAAGGACATGGACTTCCTGAACAAGAACGAGAAGGTCTACGTGGGCGAGGAGGACAAGAAGGACTTCATGGAGAAGCTCAAGAGAGATGTGGAG TTCCTGGTGCAGCTGAAGATCATGGACTACAGCCTGCTGCTGGGCATCCACGACGTGGCGcgggcagagcaggaggaggaagaggaggtggaagaggaggaaggcgGGGGCGACGAGGCGGGGGCCGCCATCGTGGGCTCCTACGGCACCTCCCCGGAGGGCATCGGCAGCTACCTCAACTCCCACCGGCCGCTGGGCCCCGGCGAGTTCGACCCCTATGTGGACGTCTACGCTATCCGGAGCGCCGAGG gtGGCCCCCGCAAGGAGGTGTACTTCATGGGGCTCATCGACGTCCTCACGCAGTACGACGCCCGCAAGAAGGCCGCCCACGCTGCCAAGACCGTCAAGCACGGG GCGGGGGCTGAGATCTCCACGGTGCATCCCGAACAGTACGCCAAGCGCTTCCTCGACTTCATCACCAACATCTTCGCGTAG
- the DTX3 gene encoding probable E3 ubiquitin-protein ligase DTX3 isoform X2: MAACGGATKNKLTVSKRVWDFLTKESPAKLARLKEETKVSILVDGETSDIYVLQLCTPVPGTANGLYLARKALKALLKETEKELKKAQRHGEVVGCVALLDKSGPGLGARGPAGGGGRAGGAPGCSRDEEPDRQCPICLGEIQNMKTLEKCRHSFCEDCITRALQVKTACPMCGRFYGQLVGNQPQNGRMLVTKDSSLLLPGYEKFGTIIIQYVFPPGVQGVEHPNPGVRYPGTTRVAYLPDCPEGNKVLGLFRKAFDQRLTFTVGTSMTTGRANVITWNDIHHKTNCTGGPQLFGYPDPTYLARVQEELRAKGITED, translated from the exons ATGGCGGCGTGCGGGGGGGCCACTAAGAACAAGTTGACGGTGTCCAAGCGGGTGTGGGACTTCTTGACCAAGGAGAGCCCGGCCAAGCTGGCCCGGCTCAAGGAGGAGACCAAGGTGAGCATCCTGGTGGACGGCGAGACCTCCGACATCTACGTGCTTCAGCTCTGCACGCCCGTCCCGGGCACCGCCAACGGCCTCTACCTGGCCCGCAAGGCCCTCAAGGCCCTGCTCAAGGAGACGGAGAAGGAGCTGAAGAAGGCCCAGCGCCACGGGGAGGTGGTGGGCTGCGTGGCCCTGCTGGACAAGAGCGGGCCCGGGCTTGGGGCCCGGGgaccggcgggcggcggggggcgcgccggcggggcgccggggtgcTCGCGGGACGAGGAACCCGACCGGCAGTGTCCCATCTGCCTGGGCGAGATCCAGAACATGAAGACGCTGGAGAAGTGCCGACACTCGTTCTGCGAGGATTGCATCACGCGGGCGCTCCAGGTGAAGACCGCTTGCCCCATGTGCGGGCGCTTCTACGGGCAGCTGGTGGGCAACCAGCCCCAGAACGGGCGCATGCTGGTCACCAAGGactccagcctcctgctccccggCTACGAGAAGTTCGGCACCATCATCATCCAGTACGTCTTCCCACCCGGCGTCCAAGGG GTGGAGCACCCCAACCCGGGCGTGCGGTACCCGGGCACCACGCGGGTGGCCTACCTGCCCGACTGCCCCGAGGGCAACAAGGTGCTGGGGCTGTTCCGCAAAGCCTTCGACCAGCGCCTCACCTTCACCGTGGGCACCTCCATGACCACCGGCCGCGCCAACGTCATCACGTGGAACGACATCCACCACAAGACCAACTGCACCGGCGGACCCCAGCT GTTCGGGTACCCCGACCCCACGTACCTCGCCCGGGTGCAggaggagctgcgtgccaagggCATCACCGAGGActga
- the B4GALNT1 gene encoding beta-1,4 N-acetylgalactosaminyltransferase 1 isoform X1: MRPVQKSLCALLVAGASLALLYLHVWAPKPYSSVDLRPRPPGHLPDGHLGHPARQYPHIAFRLKEQVMERLPRNACSCEAEPGMTLPFPKQLFGQVHSVDFADAFDPDELPHIHRQREQEYQRHQLRVQSPADRLLVVRANSPLEYPAQGVEVRPLQSILVPGLSLQAAGRKSYQVNLTATMGTLDVAAVVDGVVLQGEGESQLSLTAAHLDHLNRQLQFVTYTNTLFHPNTADIVQFSTDGHEASFTIRIRHPPTPRLYSPGPPGDGDAEYNVSALVTIATKTFLRYDKLRGLIASVRRFYPSVTIVVADDSQRPEPLQGPHLEHYLMPFGKGWFAGRNLAISQVTTKYVLWVDDDFIFTPRTRLEKLVDVLERTSLDLVGGAVREITGYTTTYRQQLSVQAGGPGGDCLRTRPGFHHRLAGFPGCVVTDGVVNFFLARTDKVRQVGFDPRLRRVAHLEFFIDGLGVLHVGSCEDVVVDHASKLKLPWRKTESEKQYAKYRYPAARDDSLSLKHGLFYFKNRFKCMMGN, from the exons ATGCGGCCGGTGCAGAAGTCGCTGTGCGCGCTGCTGGTGgccggagcctccctggccctgcTCTACCTGCATGTGTGGGCCCCCAAGCCCTATAGCAGTGTGGacctgcggccccggccccccgggcacctgCCGGACGGGCATCTCGGCCACCCGGCCCGCCAGTATCCCCACATCGCCTTCCGCCTCAAGGAGCAGGTCATGGA GCGGCTGCCCAGGAACGCCTGCTCCTGCGAGGCCGAGCCGGGCATGACGCTGCCCTTCCCGAAGCAGCTCTTCGGGCAGGTTCACAGCGTCGACTTTGCCGATGCCTTCGACCCTGATGAGCTGCCCCACATCCACCGCCAGCGCGAGCAGGAGTACCAGCGGCACCAGCTTCG GGTGCAGTCCCCGGCCGACCGGCTCCTCGTGGTCCGTGCCAACTCTCCGCTCGAGTACCCGGCCCAGGGTGTGGAGGTGAGGCCGCTGCAGAGCATCCTGGTGCCAG GGCTCAGCTTGCAGGCGGCAGGCAGGAAATCCTACCAG GTGAACCTGACGGCCACGATGGGCACGCTGGACGTGGCGGCCGTGGTGGATGGTGTGGTGCTGCAGGGTGAGGGCGAGTCCCAGCTCTCGCTCACGGCTGCCCACCTTGACCATCTCAACCGCCAGCTGCAGTTCGTCACCTACACAAACACCCTCTTCCACCCCAACACGGCCGACATag TGCAGTTCTCCACCGACGGGCATGAGGCCTCCTTCACCATCCGCATCCGGCACCCGCCCACACCCCGGCTCtacagccctggccccccaggtGACGGGGACGCAG AGTACAACGTCAGTGCCCTGGTCACCATCGCCACCAAGACCTTCCTGCGCTATGACAAGCTGCGGGGCCTCATCGCCAGCGTGCGCCGCTTCTACCCCTCCGTCACCATCGTGGTGGCTGACGACAGCCAGCGCCCCGAGCCGCTGCAGGGCCCCCACCTCGAGCACTACCTCATGCCCTTCGGCAAG GGCTGGTTCGCGGGGAGGAACCTGGCCATCTCGCAGGTGACCACCAAGTACGTGCTGTGGGTGGATGACGACTTCATCTTCACCCCCCGCACCCGGCTGGAGAAGCTGGTGGACGTGCTGGAGCGGACCAGCCTTGATCTG GTGGGCGGCGCGGTGCGGGAGATCACGGGCTACACGACGACGTACCGGCAGCAGCTGAGCGTgcaggcgggcggccccggcggcgacTGCCTGCGCACGCGGCCCGGCTTCCACCACCGCCTCGCCGGCTTCCCGGGCTGCGTCGTCACCGATGGTGTCGTCAACTTCTTCCTGGCCCGCACCGACAAGGTGCGCCAGGTCGGCTTCGACCCCCGCCTCCGTCGCGTCGCCCACCTTG AGTTCTTCATCGACGGGCTGGGCGTGCTGCACGTGGGCTCGTGCGAGGACGTGGTGGTGGACCACGCGTCCAAGCTGAAGCTGCCCTGGCGCAAGACGGAGAGCGAGAAGCAGTACGCCAAGTACCGCTACCCGGCCGCCCGCGACGACAGCCTCAGCCTCAAGCACGGCCTCTTCTACTTCAAGAACCGCTTCAAGTGCATGATGGGAAACTAG
- the PIP4K2C gene encoding phosphatidylinositol 5-phosphate 4-kinase type-2 gamma isoform X2 encodes MLLPDDFKASSKIKVNNHLFNRENLPSHFKFKEYCPQVFRNLRERFGIDDQDYQVSLTRSPPHSEGSDRRFLLSYDRTLVVKELSSEDVADVHSLLSHYHQYIVKCHGTTLLPRFLGMYRVSVDSEETYLLVMRNMFSHRLSVHRKYDLKGSLVSREASDKEKGKDLPTLKDMDFLNKNEKVYVGEEDKKDFMEKLKRDVEFLVQLKIMDYSLLLGIHDVARAEQEEEEEVEEEEGGGDEAGAAIVGSYGTSPEGIGSYLNSHRPLGPGEFDPYVDVYAIRSAEGGPRKEVYFMGLIDVLTQYDARKKAAHAAKTVKHGAGAEISTVHPEQYAKRFLDFITNIFA; translated from the exons ATGCTCCTGCCCGACGACTTTAAGGCCAGCTCCAAAATCAAAGTCAACAACCACCTCTTCAACCG GGAGAACCTGCCCAGTCATTTCAAGTTCAAGGAGTACTGTCCCCAGGTCTTCCGCAACCTCCGGGAGCGCTTCGGCATCGACGACCAGGACTACCAG GTCTCGCTGACGCGGAGCCCGCCCCACTCTGAGGGCAGCGACCGGCGGTTCCTGCTGTCCTACGACCGCACGTTGGTGGTGAAGGAGCTGTCGAGCGAGGACGTGGCCGACGTCCACAGCCTCCTGTCCCACTACCACCAG TACATCGTGAAGTGTCACGGGACCACGCTGCTGCCCCGGTTCCTGGGCATGTACCGGGTgagcgtggacagtgaggagacCTACCTGCTCGTCATGAGGAACATGTTCAGCCACCGGCTCTCCGTGCACAGGAAGTACGACCTCAAG gGCTCCCTTGTGTCCCGTGAAGCCAGCGACAAGGAGAAG GGCAAAGACTTGCCCACACTGAAGGACATGGACTTCCTGAACAAGAACGAGAAGGTCTACGTGGGCGAGGAGGACAAGAAGGACTTCATGGAGAAGCTCAAGAGAGATGTGGAG TTCCTGGTGCAGCTGAAGATCATGGACTACAGCCTGCTGCTGGGCATCCACGACGTGGCGcgggcagagcaggaggaggaagaggaggtggaagaggaggaaggcgGGGGCGACGAGGCGGGGGCCGCCATCGTGGGCTCCTACGGCACCTCCCCGGAGGGCATCGGCAGCTACCTCAACTCCCACCGGCCGCTGGGCCCCGGCGAGTTCGACCCCTATGTGGACGTCTACGCTATCCGGAGCGCCGAGG gtGGCCCCCGCAAGGAGGTGTACTTCATGGGGCTCATCGACGTCCTCACGCAGTACGACGCCCGCAAGAAGGCCGCCCACGCTGCCAAGACCGTCAAGCACGGG GCGGGGGCTGAGATCTCCACGGTGCATCCCGAACAGTACGCCAAGCGCTTCCTCGACTTCATCACCAACATCTTCGCGTAG